One genomic segment of Scylla paramamosain isolate STU-SP2022 chromosome 9, ASM3559412v1, whole genome shotgun sequence includes these proteins:
- the LOC135103869 gene encoding uncharacterized protein LOC135103869 isoform X7: MAEWRPVNIATITEEKVEEEEVGEDGMVETIISPTKKQPSGGESSQPSASTAHTEDGKEPRRPSLERPSSLVEKEVEEGEDSKQAISTILSTISFDSDLTTVAPARTTLPRNHPAAPRQAAPRSRTLPRTGSRASGFTMNLSEKFVTELGFYDPNGSGEPLLSPVILLGVFLATDQVLGDHSIYKVSPVSPLAALKIRPQDRLLKINGVSLQGWSHACVVDYVKSLTLSAAATATATDADTPTDIMLSMEFRRSGRNVRSPQEAPTSKILDATLRIRRKISVFSSGATVTAVQEREMCVRYRTTVSRCLKEAQKGLYVSISLSSSGVAGLVTRANNNDGAGQFLFHTFDVSSTASSPDLNGRGGGGASGGVGQGEVVVVESDACRSWYLHASSPTCVALMYSSSLEPQALTEKDVRFFIVVPLPGDNHLFRIQNLSTGSFLSVVPDCLSLVARDVDGTLPNSTVFYVLNC, encoded by the exons ATGGCGGAGTGGAGGCCTGTGAACATCGCCACCATCacggaggagaaggtggaggaggaggaggtgggcgaGGATGGCATG GTGGAGACAATCATCTCGCCCACGAAGAAACAACCGTCTGGTGGAGAAAG CTCGCAGCCATCAGCCTCCACCGCCCACACCGAGGATGGAAAAGAGCCCC GTCGTCCCTCCCTAGAGCGGCCGAGCAGTctggtggagaaggaggtggaggagggggaggacagcAAGCAGGCCATCTCCACCATCCTCTCCACCATCTCCTTCGACAGTGACCTCACCACCGTAGCCCCGGCCCGCACCACCCTGCCCCGCAACCACCCCGCCGCCCCCCGGCAAGCCGCACCACGCAGCAGGACCCTCCCCAGGACCGGCAGCCGCGCATCGGGGTTCACG ATGAACCTCTCGGAAAAGTTTGTGACGGAGCTCGGTTTCTATGACCCTAATGGAAGCGGCGAACCCCTCCTAAGCCCCGTCATCCTGCTGGGGGTGTTCCTGGCCACAGATCAGGTGCTGGGGGACCACTCCATCTACAAGGTGTCCCCTGTGTCCCCGCTGGCTGCCCTCAAGATAAG GCCACAAGACAGGCTGCTCAAGATCAACGGAGTGAGTCTTCAGGGTTGGTCACACGCCTGCGTCGTGGACTACGTGAAAAGCCTTACCCTgtctgccgccgccaccgccaccgctaccGACGCCGACACCCCCACGGATATAATGCTGAGTATG GAGTTTCGGAGGTCAGGGCGGAATGTCAGATCACCGCAGGAGGCGCCCACGAGCAAAATTCTAGACGCCACACTCAGAATcaggaggaaaa TCAGTGTTTTCTCTTCAGGAGCGACCGTCACCGCCGTGCAGGAGCGGGAGATGTGCGTCAGGTATCGGACTACTGTGTCGCGGTGTCTGAAGGAGGCGCAGAAGGGACTCTACGTCTCCATCAGTCTCTCCTCTTCAGGCGTGGCGGGCTTGGTGACGCGTGCTAACAACAATGAtggag caggTCAGTTCCTCTTTCACACCTTCGACgtctcctccaccgcctcctcacctgacctcaacgggcgaggcggtggtggtgctagtggtggtgtcggccagggggaggtggtggtggtggagagtgaCGCCTGCCGCTCCTGGTACCTCCacgcctcctcccccacctgcgTCGCCCTCATG TATTCCTCGTCCCTTGAGCCGCAGGCGCTTACGGAGAAGGACGTGCGTTTCTTCATCGTGGTTCCTCTGCCTGGCGACAACCACCTCTTCAGGATACAGAACCTGTCCACgg GGTCCTTTCTCTCCGTGGTGCCTGACTGTCTTAGCTTGGTGGCGAGGGACGTGGATGGAACACTGCCAAACTCCACTGTTTTTTACGTCCTTAACTGCTAG
- the LOC135103869 gene encoding uncharacterized protein LOC135103869 isoform X8, which translates to MAEWRPVNIATITEEKVEEEEVGEDGMVETIISPTKKQPSGGESSQPSASTAHTEDGKEPQRPSSLVEKEVEEGEDSKQAISTILSTISFDSDLTTVAPARTTLPRNHPAAPRQAAPRSRTLPRTGSRASGFTMNLSEKFVTELGFYDPNGSGEPLLSPVILLGVFLATDQVLGDHSIYKVSPVSPLAALKIRPQDRLLKINGVSLQGWSHACVVDYVKSLTLSAAATATATDADTPTDIMLSMEFRRSGRNVRSPQEAPTSKILDATLRIRRKISVFSSGATVTAVQEREMCVRYRTTVSRCLKEAQKGLYVSISLSSSGVAGLVTRANNNDGAGQFLFHTFDVSSTASSPDLNGRGGGGASGGVGQGEVVVVESDACRSWYLHASSPTCVALMYSSSLEPQALTEKDVRFFIVVPLPGDNHLFRIQNLSTGSFLSVVPDCLSLVARDVDGTLPNSTVFYVLNC; encoded by the exons ATGGCGGAGTGGAGGCCTGTGAACATCGCCACCATCacggaggagaaggtggaggaggaggaggtgggcgaGGATGGCATG GTGGAGACAATCATCTCGCCCACGAAGAAACAACCGTCTGGTGGAGAAAG CTCGCAGCCATCAGCCTCCACCGCCCACACCGAGGATGGAAAAGAGCCCC AGCGGCCGAGCAGTctggtggagaaggaggtggaggagggggaggacagcAAGCAGGCCATCTCCACCATCCTCTCCACCATCTCCTTCGACAGTGACCTCACCACCGTAGCCCCGGCCCGCACCACCCTGCCCCGCAACCACCCCGCCGCCCCCCGGCAAGCCGCACCACGCAGCAGGACCCTCCCCAGGACCGGCAGCCGCGCATCGGGGTTCACG ATGAACCTCTCGGAAAAGTTTGTGACGGAGCTCGGTTTCTATGACCCTAATGGAAGCGGCGAACCCCTCCTAAGCCCCGTCATCCTGCTGGGGGTGTTCCTGGCCACAGATCAGGTGCTGGGGGACCACTCCATCTACAAGGTGTCCCCTGTGTCCCCGCTGGCTGCCCTCAAGATAAG GCCACAAGACAGGCTGCTCAAGATCAACGGAGTGAGTCTTCAGGGTTGGTCACACGCCTGCGTCGTGGACTACGTGAAAAGCCTTACCCTgtctgccgccgccaccgccaccgctaccGACGCCGACACCCCCACGGATATAATGCTGAGTATG GAGTTTCGGAGGTCAGGGCGGAATGTCAGATCACCGCAGGAGGCGCCCACGAGCAAAATTCTAGACGCCACACTCAGAATcaggaggaaaa TCAGTGTTTTCTCTTCAGGAGCGACCGTCACCGCCGTGCAGGAGCGGGAGATGTGCGTCAGGTATCGGACTACTGTGTCGCGGTGTCTGAAGGAGGCGCAGAAGGGACTCTACGTCTCCATCAGTCTCTCCTCTTCAGGCGTGGCGGGCTTGGTGACGCGTGCTAACAACAATGAtggag caggTCAGTTCCTCTTTCACACCTTCGACgtctcctccaccgcctcctcacctgacctcaacgggcgaggcggtggtggtgctagtggtggtgtcggccagggggaggtggtggtggtggagagtgaCGCCTGCCGCTCCTGGTACCTCCacgcctcctcccccacctgcgTCGCCCTCATG TATTCCTCGTCCCTTGAGCCGCAGGCGCTTACGGAGAAGGACGTGCGTTTCTTCATCGTGGTTCCTCTGCCTGGCGACAACCACCTCTTCAGGATACAGAACCTGTCCACgg GGTCCTTTCTCTCCGTGGTGCCTGACTGTCTTAGCTTGGTGGCGAGGGACGTGGATGGAACACTGCCAAACTCCACTGTTTTTTACGTCCTTAACTGCTAG
- the LOC135103869 gene encoding uncharacterized protein LOC135103869 isoform X6: MAEWRPVNIATITEEKVEEEEVGEDGMVETIISPTKKQPSGGESSQPSASTAHTEDGKEPQRQSSLVEKEVEEGLDSKQAGDEKENQRPSSLVEKEVEEGEDSKQAISTILSTISFDSDLTTVAPARTTLPRNHPAAPRQAAPRSRTLPRTGSRASGFTMNLSEKFVTELGFYDPNGSGEPLLSPVILLGVFLATDQVLGDHSIYKVSPVSPLAALKIRPQDRLLKINGVSLQGWSHACVVDYVKSLTLSAAATATATDADTPTDIMLSMEFRRSGRNVRSPQEAPTSKILDATLRIRRKISVFSSGATVTAVQEREMCVRYRTTVSRCLKEAQKGLYVSISLSSSGVAGLVTRANNNDGAGQFLFHTFDVSSTASSPDLNGRGGGGASGGVGQGEVVVVESDACRSWYLHASSPTCVALMYSSSLEPQALTEKDVRFFIVVPLPGDNHLFRIQNLSTGSFLSVVPDCLSLVARDVDGTLPNSTVFYVLNC; this comes from the exons ATGGCGGAGTGGAGGCCTGTGAACATCGCCACCATCacggaggagaaggtggaggaggaggaggtgggcgaGGATGGCATG GTGGAGACAATCATCTCGCCCACGAAGAAACAACCGTCTGGTGGAGAAAG CTCGCAGCCATCAGCCTCCACCGCCCACACCGAGGATGGAAAAGAGCCCC AGCGGCAGAGCAGTctggtggagaaggaggtggaggagggactGGACAGCAAGCAGGCcggcgatgaaaaagaaaacc AGCGGCCGAGCAGTctggtggagaaggaggtggaggagggggaggacagcAAGCAGGCCATCTCCACCATCCTCTCCACCATCTCCTTCGACAGTGACCTCACCACCGTAGCCCCGGCCCGCACCACCCTGCCCCGCAACCACCCCGCCGCCCCCCGGCAAGCCGCACCACGCAGCAGGACCCTCCCCAGGACCGGCAGCCGCGCATCGGGGTTCACG ATGAACCTCTCGGAAAAGTTTGTGACGGAGCTCGGTTTCTATGACCCTAATGGAAGCGGCGAACCCCTCCTAAGCCCCGTCATCCTGCTGGGGGTGTTCCTGGCCACAGATCAGGTGCTGGGGGACCACTCCATCTACAAGGTGTCCCCTGTGTCCCCGCTGGCTGCCCTCAAGATAAG GCCACAAGACAGGCTGCTCAAGATCAACGGAGTGAGTCTTCAGGGTTGGTCACACGCCTGCGTCGTGGACTACGTGAAAAGCCTTACCCTgtctgccgccgccaccgccaccgctaccGACGCCGACACCCCCACGGATATAATGCTGAGTATG GAGTTTCGGAGGTCAGGGCGGAATGTCAGATCACCGCAGGAGGCGCCCACGAGCAAAATTCTAGACGCCACACTCAGAATcaggaggaaaa TCAGTGTTTTCTCTTCAGGAGCGACCGTCACCGCCGTGCAGGAGCGGGAGATGTGCGTCAGGTATCGGACTACTGTGTCGCGGTGTCTGAAGGAGGCGCAGAAGGGACTCTACGTCTCCATCAGTCTCTCCTCTTCAGGCGTGGCGGGCTTGGTGACGCGTGCTAACAACAATGAtggag caggTCAGTTCCTCTTTCACACCTTCGACgtctcctccaccgcctcctcacctgacctcaacgggcgaggcggtggtggtgctagtggtggtgtcggccagggggaggtggtggtggtggagagtgaCGCCTGCCGCTCCTGGTACCTCCacgcctcctcccccacctgcgTCGCCCTCATG TATTCCTCGTCCCTTGAGCCGCAGGCGCTTACGGAGAAGGACGTGCGTTTCTTCATCGTGGTTCCTCTGCCTGGCGACAACCACCTCTTCAGGATACAGAACCTGTCCACgg GGTCCTTTCTCTCCGTGGTGCCTGACTGTCTTAGCTTGGTGGCGAGGGACGTGGATGGAACACTGCCAAACTCCACTGTTTTTTACGTCCTTAACTGCTAG
- the LOC135103869 gene encoding uncharacterized protein LOC135103869 isoform X3 has protein sequence MAEWRPVNIATITEEKVEEEEVGEDGMVETIISPTKKQPSGGESSQPSASTAHTEDGKEPQRQSSLVEKEVEEGLDSKQAGDEKENRRPSLERPSSLVEKEVEEGEDSKQAISTILSTISFDSDLTTVAPARTTLPRNHPAAPRQAAPRSRTLPRTGSRASGFTMNLSEKFVTELGFYDPNGSGEPLLSPVILLGVFLATDQVLGDHSIYKVSPVSPLAALKIRPQDRLLKINGVSLQGWSHACVVDYVKSLTLSAAATATATDADTPTDIMLSMEFRRSGRNVRSPQEAPTSKILDATLRIRRKISVFSSGATVTAVQEREMCVRYRTTVSRCLKEAQKGLYVSISLSSSGVAGLVTRANNNDGAGQFLFHTFDVSSTASSPDLNGRGGGGASGGVGQGEVVVVESDACRSWYLHASSPTCVALMYSSSLEPQALTEKDVRFFIVVPLPGDNHLFRIQNLSTGSFLSVVPDCLSLVARDVDGTLPNSTVFYVLNC, from the exons ATGGCGGAGTGGAGGCCTGTGAACATCGCCACCATCacggaggagaaggtggaggaggaggaggtgggcgaGGATGGCATG GTGGAGACAATCATCTCGCCCACGAAGAAACAACCGTCTGGTGGAGAAAG CTCGCAGCCATCAGCCTCCACCGCCCACACCGAGGATGGAAAAGAGCCCC AGCGGCAGAGCAGTctggtggagaaggaggtggaggagggactGGACAGCAAGCAGGCcggcgatgaaaaagaaaacc GTCGTCCCTCCCTAGAGCGGCCGAGCAGTctggtggagaaggaggtggaggagggggaggacagcAAGCAGGCCATCTCCACCATCCTCTCCACCATCTCCTTCGACAGTGACCTCACCACCGTAGCCCCGGCCCGCACCACCCTGCCCCGCAACCACCCCGCCGCCCCCCGGCAAGCCGCACCACGCAGCAGGACCCTCCCCAGGACCGGCAGCCGCGCATCGGGGTTCACG ATGAACCTCTCGGAAAAGTTTGTGACGGAGCTCGGTTTCTATGACCCTAATGGAAGCGGCGAACCCCTCCTAAGCCCCGTCATCCTGCTGGGGGTGTTCCTGGCCACAGATCAGGTGCTGGGGGACCACTCCATCTACAAGGTGTCCCCTGTGTCCCCGCTGGCTGCCCTCAAGATAAG GCCACAAGACAGGCTGCTCAAGATCAACGGAGTGAGTCTTCAGGGTTGGTCACACGCCTGCGTCGTGGACTACGTGAAAAGCCTTACCCTgtctgccgccgccaccgccaccgctaccGACGCCGACACCCCCACGGATATAATGCTGAGTATG GAGTTTCGGAGGTCAGGGCGGAATGTCAGATCACCGCAGGAGGCGCCCACGAGCAAAATTCTAGACGCCACACTCAGAATcaggaggaaaa TCAGTGTTTTCTCTTCAGGAGCGACCGTCACCGCCGTGCAGGAGCGGGAGATGTGCGTCAGGTATCGGACTACTGTGTCGCGGTGTCTGAAGGAGGCGCAGAAGGGACTCTACGTCTCCATCAGTCTCTCCTCTTCAGGCGTGGCGGGCTTGGTGACGCGTGCTAACAACAATGAtggag caggTCAGTTCCTCTTTCACACCTTCGACgtctcctccaccgcctcctcacctgacctcaacgggcgaggcggtggtggtgctagtggtggtgtcggccagggggaggtggtggtggtggagagtgaCGCCTGCCGCTCCTGGTACCTCCacgcctcctcccccacctgcgTCGCCCTCATG TATTCCTCGTCCCTTGAGCCGCAGGCGCTTACGGAGAAGGACGTGCGTTTCTTCATCGTGGTTCCTCTGCCTGGCGACAACCACCTCTTCAGGATACAGAACCTGTCCACgg GGTCCTTTCTCTCCGTGGTGCCTGACTGTCTTAGCTTGGTGGCGAGGGACGTGGATGGAACACTGCCAAACTCCACTGTTTTTTACGTCCTTAACTGCTAG
- the LOC135103869 gene encoding uncharacterized protein LOC135103869 isoform X4 — MAEWRPVNIATITEEKVEEEEVGEDGMVETIISPTKKQPSGGESSQPSASTAHTEDGKEPRPSPERQSSLVEKEVEEGLDSKQAGDEKENQRPSSLVEKEVEEGEDSKQAISTILSTISFDSDLTTVAPARTTLPRNHPAAPRQAAPRSRTLPRTGSRASGFTMNLSEKFVTELGFYDPNGSGEPLLSPVILLGVFLATDQVLGDHSIYKVSPVSPLAALKIRPQDRLLKINGVSLQGWSHACVVDYVKSLTLSAAATATATDADTPTDIMLSMEFRRSGRNVRSPQEAPTSKILDATLRIRRKISVFSSGATVTAVQEREMCVRYRTTVSRCLKEAQKGLYVSISLSSSGVAGLVTRANNNDGAGQFLFHTFDVSSTASSPDLNGRGGGGASGGVGQGEVVVVESDACRSWYLHASSPTCVALMYSSSLEPQALTEKDVRFFIVVPLPGDNHLFRIQNLSTGSFLSVVPDCLSLVARDVDGTLPNSTVFYVLNC; from the exons ATGGCGGAGTGGAGGCCTGTGAACATCGCCACCATCacggaggagaaggtggaggaggaggaggtgggcgaGGATGGCATG GTGGAGACAATCATCTCGCCCACGAAGAAACAACCGTCTGGTGGAGAAAG CTCGCAGCCATCAGCCTCCACCGCCCACACCGAGGATGGAAAAGAGCCCC GTCCTTCCCCAGAGCGGCAGAGCAGTctggtggagaaggaggtggaggagggactGGACAGCAAGCAGGCcggcgatgaaaaagaaaacc AGCGGCCGAGCAGTctggtggagaaggaggtggaggagggggaggacagcAAGCAGGCCATCTCCACCATCCTCTCCACCATCTCCTTCGACAGTGACCTCACCACCGTAGCCCCGGCCCGCACCACCCTGCCCCGCAACCACCCCGCCGCCCCCCGGCAAGCCGCACCACGCAGCAGGACCCTCCCCAGGACCGGCAGCCGCGCATCGGGGTTCACG ATGAACCTCTCGGAAAAGTTTGTGACGGAGCTCGGTTTCTATGACCCTAATGGAAGCGGCGAACCCCTCCTAAGCCCCGTCATCCTGCTGGGGGTGTTCCTGGCCACAGATCAGGTGCTGGGGGACCACTCCATCTACAAGGTGTCCCCTGTGTCCCCGCTGGCTGCCCTCAAGATAAG GCCACAAGACAGGCTGCTCAAGATCAACGGAGTGAGTCTTCAGGGTTGGTCACACGCCTGCGTCGTGGACTACGTGAAAAGCCTTACCCTgtctgccgccgccaccgccaccgctaccGACGCCGACACCCCCACGGATATAATGCTGAGTATG GAGTTTCGGAGGTCAGGGCGGAATGTCAGATCACCGCAGGAGGCGCCCACGAGCAAAATTCTAGACGCCACACTCAGAATcaggaggaaaa TCAGTGTTTTCTCTTCAGGAGCGACCGTCACCGCCGTGCAGGAGCGGGAGATGTGCGTCAGGTATCGGACTACTGTGTCGCGGTGTCTGAAGGAGGCGCAGAAGGGACTCTACGTCTCCATCAGTCTCTCCTCTTCAGGCGTGGCGGGCTTGGTGACGCGTGCTAACAACAATGAtggag caggTCAGTTCCTCTTTCACACCTTCGACgtctcctccaccgcctcctcacctgacctcaacgggcgaggcggtggtggtgctagtggtggtgtcggccagggggaggtggtggtggtggagagtgaCGCCTGCCGCTCCTGGTACCTCCacgcctcctcccccacctgcgTCGCCCTCATG TATTCCTCGTCCCTTGAGCCGCAGGCGCTTACGGAGAAGGACGTGCGTTTCTTCATCGTGGTTCCTCTGCCTGGCGACAACCACCTCTTCAGGATACAGAACCTGTCCACgg GGTCCTTTCTCTCCGTGGTGCCTGACTGTCTTAGCTTGGTGGCGAGGGACGTGGATGGAACACTGCCAAACTCCACTGTTTTTTACGTCCTTAACTGCTAG
- the LOC135103869 gene encoding uncharacterized protein LOC135103869 isoform X2: protein MAEWRPVNIATITEEKVEEEEVGEDGMVETIISPTKKQPSGGESSQPSASTAHTEDGKEPRPSPERQSSLVEKEVEEGLDSKQAGDEKENRRPSLERPSSLVEKEVEEGEDSKQAISTILSTISFDSDLTTVAPARTTLPRNHPAAPRQAAPRSRTLPRTGSRASGFTMNLSEKFVTELGFYDPNGSGEPLLSPVILLGVFLATDQVLGDHSIYKVSPVSPLAALKIRPQDRLLKINGVSLQGWSHACVVDYVKSLTLSAAATATATDADTPTDIMLSMEFRRSGRNVRSPQEAPTSKILDATLRIRRKISVFSSGATVTAVQEREMCVRYRTTVSRCLKEAQKGLYVSISLSSSGVAGLVTRANNNDGGQFLFHTFDVSSTASSPDLNGRGGGGASGGVGQGEVVVVESDACRSWYLHASSPTCVALMYSSSLEPQALTEKDVRFFIVVPLPGDNHLFRIQNLSTGSFLSVVPDCLSLVARDVDGTLPNSTVFYVLNC from the exons ATGGCGGAGTGGAGGCCTGTGAACATCGCCACCATCacggaggagaaggtggaggaggaggaggtgggcgaGGATGGCATG GTGGAGACAATCATCTCGCCCACGAAGAAACAACCGTCTGGTGGAGAAAG CTCGCAGCCATCAGCCTCCACCGCCCACACCGAGGATGGAAAAGAGCCCC GTCCTTCCCCAGAGCGGCAGAGCAGTctggtggagaaggaggtggaggagggactGGACAGCAAGCAGGCcggcgatgaaaaagaaaacc GTCGTCCCTCCCTAGAGCGGCCGAGCAGTctggtggagaaggaggtggaggagggggaggacagcAAGCAGGCCATCTCCACCATCCTCTCCACCATCTCCTTCGACAGTGACCTCACCACCGTAGCCCCGGCCCGCACCACCCTGCCCCGCAACCACCCCGCCGCCCCCCGGCAAGCCGCACCACGCAGCAGGACCCTCCCCAGGACCGGCAGCCGCGCATCGGGGTTCACG ATGAACCTCTCGGAAAAGTTTGTGACGGAGCTCGGTTTCTATGACCCTAATGGAAGCGGCGAACCCCTCCTAAGCCCCGTCATCCTGCTGGGGGTGTTCCTGGCCACAGATCAGGTGCTGGGGGACCACTCCATCTACAAGGTGTCCCCTGTGTCCCCGCTGGCTGCCCTCAAGATAAG GCCACAAGACAGGCTGCTCAAGATCAACGGAGTGAGTCTTCAGGGTTGGTCACACGCCTGCGTCGTGGACTACGTGAAAAGCCTTACCCTgtctgccgccgccaccgccaccgctaccGACGCCGACACCCCCACGGATATAATGCTGAGTATG GAGTTTCGGAGGTCAGGGCGGAATGTCAGATCACCGCAGGAGGCGCCCACGAGCAAAATTCTAGACGCCACACTCAGAATcaggaggaaaa TCAGTGTTTTCTCTTCAGGAGCGACCGTCACCGCCGTGCAGGAGCGGGAGATGTGCGTCAGGTATCGGACTACTGTGTCGCGGTGTCTGAAGGAGGCGCAGAAGGGACTCTACGTCTCCATCAGTCTCTCCTCTTCAGGCGTGGCGGGCTTGGTGACGCGTGCTAACAACAATGAtggag gTCAGTTCCTCTTTCACACCTTCGACgtctcctccaccgcctcctcacctgacctcaacgggcgaggcggtggtggtgctagtggtggtgtcggccagggggaggtggtggtggtggagagtgaCGCCTGCCGCTCCTGGTACCTCCacgcctcctcccccacctgcgTCGCCCTCATG TATTCCTCGTCCCTTGAGCCGCAGGCGCTTACGGAGAAGGACGTGCGTTTCTTCATCGTGGTTCCTCTGCCTGGCGACAACCACCTCTTCAGGATACAGAACCTGTCCACgg GGTCCTTTCTCTCCGTGGTGCCTGACTGTCTTAGCTTGGTGGCGAGGGACGTGGATGGAACACTGCCAAACTCCACTGTTTTTTACGTCCTTAACTGCTAG
- the LOC135103869 gene encoding uncharacterized protein LOC135103869 isoform X1 produces the protein MAEWRPVNIATITEEKVEEEEVGEDGMVETIISPTKKQPSGGESSQPSASTAHTEDGKEPRPSPERQSSLVEKEVEEGLDSKQAGDEKENRRPSLERPSSLVEKEVEEGEDSKQAISTILSTISFDSDLTTVAPARTTLPRNHPAAPRQAAPRSRTLPRTGSRASGFTMNLSEKFVTELGFYDPNGSGEPLLSPVILLGVFLATDQVLGDHSIYKVSPVSPLAALKIRPQDRLLKINGVSLQGWSHACVVDYVKSLTLSAAATATATDADTPTDIMLSMEFRRSGRNVRSPQEAPTSKILDATLRIRRKISVFSSGATVTAVQEREMCVRYRTTVSRCLKEAQKGLYVSISLSSSGVAGLVTRANNNDGAGQFLFHTFDVSSTASSPDLNGRGGGGASGGVGQGEVVVVESDACRSWYLHASSPTCVALMYSSSLEPQALTEKDVRFFIVVPLPGDNHLFRIQNLSTGSFLSVVPDCLSLVARDVDGTLPNSTVFYVLNC, from the exons ATGGCGGAGTGGAGGCCTGTGAACATCGCCACCATCacggaggagaaggtggaggaggaggaggtgggcgaGGATGGCATG GTGGAGACAATCATCTCGCCCACGAAGAAACAACCGTCTGGTGGAGAAAG CTCGCAGCCATCAGCCTCCACCGCCCACACCGAGGATGGAAAAGAGCCCC GTCCTTCCCCAGAGCGGCAGAGCAGTctggtggagaaggaggtggaggagggactGGACAGCAAGCAGGCcggcgatgaaaaagaaaacc GTCGTCCCTCCCTAGAGCGGCCGAGCAGTctggtggagaaggaggtggaggagggggaggacagcAAGCAGGCCATCTCCACCATCCTCTCCACCATCTCCTTCGACAGTGACCTCACCACCGTAGCCCCGGCCCGCACCACCCTGCCCCGCAACCACCCCGCCGCCCCCCGGCAAGCCGCACCACGCAGCAGGACCCTCCCCAGGACCGGCAGCCGCGCATCGGGGTTCACG ATGAACCTCTCGGAAAAGTTTGTGACGGAGCTCGGTTTCTATGACCCTAATGGAAGCGGCGAACCCCTCCTAAGCCCCGTCATCCTGCTGGGGGTGTTCCTGGCCACAGATCAGGTGCTGGGGGACCACTCCATCTACAAGGTGTCCCCTGTGTCCCCGCTGGCTGCCCTCAAGATAAG GCCACAAGACAGGCTGCTCAAGATCAACGGAGTGAGTCTTCAGGGTTGGTCACACGCCTGCGTCGTGGACTACGTGAAAAGCCTTACCCTgtctgccgccgccaccgccaccgctaccGACGCCGACACCCCCACGGATATAATGCTGAGTATG GAGTTTCGGAGGTCAGGGCGGAATGTCAGATCACCGCAGGAGGCGCCCACGAGCAAAATTCTAGACGCCACACTCAGAATcaggaggaaaa TCAGTGTTTTCTCTTCAGGAGCGACCGTCACCGCCGTGCAGGAGCGGGAGATGTGCGTCAGGTATCGGACTACTGTGTCGCGGTGTCTGAAGGAGGCGCAGAAGGGACTCTACGTCTCCATCAGTCTCTCCTCTTCAGGCGTGGCGGGCTTGGTGACGCGTGCTAACAACAATGAtggag caggTCAGTTCCTCTTTCACACCTTCGACgtctcctccaccgcctcctcacctgacctcaacgggcgaggcggtggtggtgctagtggtggtgtcggccagggggaggtggtggtggtggagagtgaCGCCTGCCGCTCCTGGTACCTCCacgcctcctcccccacctgcgTCGCCCTCATG TATTCCTCGTCCCTTGAGCCGCAGGCGCTTACGGAGAAGGACGTGCGTTTCTTCATCGTGGTTCCTCTGCCTGGCGACAACCACCTCTTCAGGATACAGAACCTGTCCACgg GGTCCTTTCTCTCCGTGGTGCCTGACTGTCTTAGCTTGGTGGCGAGGGACGTGGATGGAACACTGCCAAACTCCACTGTTTTTTACGTCCTTAACTGCTAG